The Pseudanabaena yagii GIHE-NHR1 genome segment AATATGACTACATATTTAGTCAATAACACTCAGATTCCTATCCACAGATTTGAGGATTTTGTGATCGCTGGCAGAGCGTCGATTTAAATACTGCACAAATAATTTATGTCAACAATGTCAACAAATTAAGATACTGCATCACTAAATCAATAGTAAATTATGATTGCCAATCCGCAATTTAATTATATAACTCCAGAAGAATATCTCGAAATGGAGGAAAACAGCGATATCAAACATGAATATATTGATGGATATATTTATGCAACGGCTGGAGCAAACGATCCCCATGTGACGATCGCTTTAAATATGGCTTTTGTAATCCGCAACCACTTACGCGGTTCTAATTGTCGAGTCTATATGTCAGATATGAAAGCACGGATAGACTCATTAAATCGCTTTTACTATCCTGATGTCATGGTAACTTGCGATCCTAGAGATACTCAAACTCCAAATCATAAAAGCTTTCCTAAACTAATTATCGAAGTTCTCTCAAAATCTACTGAGGGATTTGATCGAGGTGATAAATTTGCTGATTATCAACAATTAGAAAGCCTAGAAGAATATGTTTTAGTTAATACCAAACGTCAACGCCTTGATTGTTTTCGGAAAGAAGCAGGACGCTGGTTTTTAGCAACATATTCCGATGAGCAAGAAATTTTCCGATTATCTAGTATTAACTTTGAAGGTAAGTTTGAGGATCTCTACGAAGATGTTAGTTTTGTGGAACATTTATGAATGCGATCGCCATTGATTTTGGTAGTAGTAATACGGTGATTGCTCGATGGAATATCGCTACTAATCAACCTGAAACTTTAAATTTTGAAAATCTCAATCGTCCAGCACCTTTAAATGCCCTTGTGCCATCATTGCTCTATGTCCAGAATGCTCAAGAGGAAATCGTAGAGATTGGACAATATGTAATCGATAGGGGAAAAGATCGTCCTCAACCACGATTGTTTAATCAAATCAAGCGGCGATTGGTGGCAAATGTTGGCTATAGTCCTAGGCTTGATGATGTAAAAGTAACGCCAGAATGGGTGGGCAATCAGTTCTTGAGGCAACTCCTCAACAAATTGCGATCGCAACAAATCTTTCCATCGGAAGTGATTTTGACGGCTCCTGTCCAAGCTTACGAGAAATATCTACGCTGGCTAGAGGAATGTAGTGTAGAAATATTCGCTTCCAATTTGCCGACTTTAGAAGTACCGCGCATTCGGATTATTGACGAACCAACGGCAGCAGCACTGGGCTATGAGGCGATCGCCCCTAGTGCATTGGTACTAGTAATTGATTTTGGAGGCGGAACCTTAGATTTATCATTGGTGCGCTTGCCTAAGAGTGACAATGTGGTGAAATGGGGTGATCAGATTGGTGTCAATCGTAGTCAATGGACGGAACATAAAGCCGAAGCGATCGCCAAAACTGGTTATAC includes the following:
- a CDS encoding Uma2 family endonuclease, whose protein sequence is MIANPQFNYITPEEYLEMEENSDIKHEYIDGYIYATAGANDPHVTIALNMAFVIRNHLRGSNCRVYMSDMKARIDSLNRFYYPDVMVTCDPRDTQTPNHKSFPKLIIEVLSKSTEGFDRGDKFADYQQLESLEEYVLVNTKRQRLDCFRKEAGRWFLATYSDEQEIFRLSSINFEGKFEDLYEDVSFVEHL